GGACATCACATACGGTAAGGATTACATTAGTATTAATTACTACGATAGGATAGATGCCCCCATACTGGTAGACAACTTAGGGTCTAAACCAAAGGGAAATGTTTGGCCTAGACCCCATACTGGCTCCTCGGGTTGGATTCGAACCAACAGCCTAACGGTTACGGTTTTTTCCTCATGTTTCCATAAGGCCCGGACTATCTCATTACCTTCCTGATCAATTTCAGGGTCAGGTATCGGGCGCTTCCCACCCCACTGTATCGAGGCAGTACGACCTCGCGGTCTAGTCTCTGCACCTTCCCCGAGATTATCGGGGCTTGGCTCAGGATTACCATTTGCTTTTCAACATTTAGGCTTCCCTGAATTCACCCAATTTTTCAATCCCGCTTTCACGGGAAAGCTGCAATTTTCTCACAGCCGTTCGCTCCACCATTGAGCTACCGAGGAATGTATTCTCAAGTTAGTTTTATTAGTATATATATTTTGCCGTATATGGCAACTGTTATTTCTTTTCTTCTGTCGGCTCTTCAGCATTACAATTTAACTCTGAAAGCTGTTTGTACATTGCGTATCTTCTGGTAACATCAACCTGTTCTTCTTTAAGATACTTTTCAAATGCTTCAGGATGGGTCTTCTTTAATACTCTAAACCTATTTTCCCCACCAGCATATTCACTGAACTCTATTGTCGGCTTCTTACTATCAATAGTAAGCGGATTCTTTCCTTCAACAGAGAGCTCTGGGTTAAACCGCATAATTGGGAAATGACCGCATGCTACCGCTTTTTTCTGCTCATCTAATCCATGCTCCATATTTATACCATGAGCAATACATGTTGAATAAGCAATGATCAGTGAAGGGCCATCATACTGTTCAGCTTCAATGAATGCTTTTACTACCTGGTTAGGATCTGCACCCATAGCAATCTTTGCAACATATACATAGCCGTAACTCATCGCCATTAATGCGAGATCTTTTTTCGCTGTTGGTTTACCGCTCGCTGCAAACTGTGCTACAGCACCTTTCGGTGTCGCTTTTGATGACTGTCCACCGGTGTTTGAATATACTTCTGTATCAAGAACAAGCACATTGATATTCTCACCTGATGCTAATACGTGATCAAGACCACCGTAACCGATATCATATGCCCATCCATCACCACCGAGTGCCCATACAGATTTTTTAACCAAATAATCTGCTATTTTTAAAAGTTCCGGACATACACCACACTTACATGCTGAAAGCAGATCTTTTGCTTTTTTAACTAGTACTCGTTGATCTTCGATCTCTACATATGTTTTCTGTGGTGCTGCAAGTATTTCCTTCAACACCGACTTAAGATCCCCTGCACATTCTTCTTTACTATCAATAATCTTCTGTGCAAGTTCACGTGCATATTCATTAAACTTATCTACGGTAAGTCTCATACCAAAAGCAAACTCAGCATTATCTTCAAAAAGTGAGTTTGACCATGTCGGGCCATAACCGTCTTGGCGCGTACAATACGGTGTTGTCGGTAAGTTACCACCATAAATTGATGTACATCCTGTTGCATTACCGATGAGCGCTTTATCACCAAAAAGCTGTGTCAGAAGTTTTACATATGCTGTTTCACCGCATCCCGCGCATGCGCCAGAGAACTCAAAGAGTGGCTTTAAGAACTGGCTACCTCTTACAGTTGCTATATCAAGCTTCTTAGGATCGATATCAGGAATATCCATAAAGAACGCGAAGTTATCCCTCTCTTGATCTCTGAGTGGTGCCTGCTCAGTCATCTTAATTGCTTCTTTTGCTTTTGCCGGACAGAAGAATACACAGGTACCGCATCCAGTACAATCTTCCGGTGCAACTTGTAGCGTATACTTCATCCCCACAAATTCTTTTGCTTTGGGAGTAGTTGATTTAAATGTGTCTGGTGCTTTATCGAGCTGTTTCGGATCATAGACTTTCATTCTTATCGCTGCGTGAGGACACACTAAAGAACATCTACCACATTGGATACATGTCTCAGTATTCCACAGTGGTATATTTACCGCTATATTACGTTTTTCATACTGTGTTGTAGCTGTCGGCCAGGTACCGTCTGCAGGCATTTCAGATACTTTTACTAATGATCCCTGCCGTTTAATTATCTTTGCAGTAACACCTTTAACAAAATCTGGGGCATCACTAGGTACAACTTCGACTTCCTCTACTGTACAATCGCAAGTATCCGGCACAGCAATTTCATGTATTTCTGTAAGCGATCGATCAACAGCGGCTACGTTCATATTAACGATATCTTCACCTTTATTACCGTAAGTTTTTTTGATCGCATCTTTTACTGCTTCAATCGCAACTGCATCATCAATAACCTTTGATATTTTGAAGAACGCTACCTGCATGATCGTGTTGATACGTGCACCAAGACCAACTTCTTCAGCGATTTTAATAGCATCAATTGCATAAAACTTTATTTTCTTTGCAACGATTTGCTTTTTCACTCTGTTTGGCAAACAATCCCATATTTCGTCTTTGCTATGATGTGAGGTAAGAAGAAAAATACCGCCATCTACAAGGTTATGAAGCATATCAAATTTCTCTAAAAATGATGTGTTGTGACAAGCAAGGAAATTAGCGTTTGTTATGAGGTACGGACTACGAATAGGATGTTTCCCGAAACGAAGATGAGATACTGTTACCGCACCAGCTTTTTTTGAATCGTATTCAAAGTATCCTTGCGTATAGTTATTTGTTTTTTCAGCAATAATCTTAATGGTATTTTTGTTTGCTCCGACAGTACCGTCTGAACCAAGACCATAAAACATTGCGCGATACACATCATCACTTTCAATCGAAAATGCATTGTCAACTTCAAGACTCGTTGAGGTTACATCATCATCTATCCCAACAGTAAAATGATTCTTTGGATCATCTAAAGATAAATCCTCGAATATTGATTTAACCATAGTAGGGGTAAACTCAGCTGAACCAAGACCAAAACGACCACCAACAATAATCGGATATGAATCTGATTTAATCATCCCGAGTGTCATTGCTTCACCAATAGCTGTACGAATATCTTCGTAAAGCGGCTCACCGATACTGCCAGGCTCTTTTGTTCTGTCTAAGACAGCGATCTTAGTAGCTGTTTTAGGTAATGAATTAACAAAAGCATTCAGATCAAAAGGTCGGAAAAGACGCACTTTTAAGACACCTACTTTTTCACCTTTTTGATTGAGGTAATCAACGGTTTCGTGTGCAACTTCTGCACCAGAACCCATCATAATTATGATCCGCTCAGCTTCAGGATCACCGACATAATCAAAAAGACGATATTCTCTTCCTGTGAGGAGAGCAAATTTATCAAATGCTTTTTGCACAAATTCTGGGCACGCATCATGATATTTGTTTACGCTTTCCCGACCCTGAAAATAAACGTCAGGATTCTGTGAAGTACCTCTGATCGCCGGATGATCAGGAGAGAGACCTGATTTATGATGTGCATCAACCATTTTCTGATCAATCATAGATTTAATATCGTCCATGGTCAATTCTTCAATTTTCTGTATTTCATGAGAGATTCTAAACCCTTCAAAAATATGTAAAAACGGTATACGGGACTCAAGTGTTGCAACCTGTGAAATAAGAGCAAAATCCATTGTTTCCTGAACATTTGTTGCAAACAACATAGCAAATCCTGTCTGACGACACGCCATAACATCTGAATGATCACCAAATATGGATAATGCCTGACACGCAATTGATCGTGCAGCAATATGGAAAACAGTAGGTAATAATTCACCGGCTATTTTATACATGTTTGGCAGCATAAGGAGTAATCCTTGTGAAGCAGTAAACGTCGTTGTGAGCGCACCAGCGGTAAGAGCACCATGCACAGCCCCGGAAGCACCACCTTCAGATTGCATTTCAACAACTTTAGGTATTGTACCCCAGATATTTGGTACATTTTTAGCTGATTTTAAATCAGATATCTCACCCATAGGTGATGAAGGTGTAATAGGATATATTGCAATTACTTCATTTGTCGCGTGAGCGACATGCGCTACCGCGCTATTTCCGTCATGTGGAACCATTTTACGTTTCATAGATAAGCCTCCGTATAGATCTATATATTGTTATTGTATGATATATTATTTATCAACCCCGAATAAGGAGAATTCTGAGCATATACCTATTATATAGAAAAATCAAGAGGAAAAATATGGGTTTTTTGCATATTTTTGGTAGGTAAAGATAGATTTATCGCAAACTTTACATCAAAAGAGCAGACCACAGCCCCGAAAATAAATCCTACGACGAGACAGGTTTGAATACATCAGCAGCAGCATTACCATTAAAACCAAATGTAGCAGCGCCTACACAAACAAACATTTTCTTAAACACATATGATATTGTTAGATATTCACAAGTTCACACATATATTCTCTAATCGTCATTAAACACATTAATTGAGCCAGAAATGACGATTACTGCACATAAAACACCCAGAATATTGTTCTGATACAACATTCCATACCACCTTTCTTTGTATTGAAATTGATTTTCAATACATTGTTAAAAAAAATTGACCACTTTTTACTTGTTTTTCATCTGTTTCTTAGCTGCTCATTCCTTCTTGAAAATGGTTTTCATCATATAAGTAAAATTTTTTACTTTTGACACTTCTCGCATGTACCAAATATCTCTAATACATGTCTTGCAGGGATAAAATTATGCTCACTAGCCATATTTTCTTGTATTATTTCTATTGTTGGGTTGGTCACTTCAATGCAATCGCCACATCGAACACATATCAGATGATCGTGGTGTTCGTGTCCATACTTATGTTCGTAGCGCATTATTCCTTCACCAAAATCTATTTCTTCGCATAAACCGCATTCTCTGAGCATTTTCATTGTTCTA
This genomic window from Candidatus Ancaeobacter aquaticus contains:
- a CDS encoding transcriptional repressor, whose protein sequence is MEKEFEIFNEYIAKKGLRRTPQRELILKTFLGIEEHISIEELHTSVKEKDKAIGYTTVYRTMKMLRECGLCEEIDFGEGIMRYEHKYGHEHHDHLICVRCGDCIEVTNPTIEIIQENMASEHNFIPARHVLEIFGTCEKCQK
- the nifJ gene encoding pyruvate:ferredoxin (flavodoxin) oxidoreductase gives rise to the protein MKRKMVPHDGNSAVAHVAHATNEVIAIYPITPSSPMGEISDLKSAKNVPNIWGTIPKVVEMQSEGGASGAVHGALTAGALTTTFTASQGLLLMLPNMYKIAGELLPTVFHIAARSIACQALSIFGDHSDVMACRQTGFAMLFATNVQETMDFALISQVATLESRIPFLHIFEGFRISHEIQKIEELTMDDIKSMIDQKMVDAHHKSGLSPDHPAIRGTSQNPDVYFQGRESVNKYHDACPEFVQKAFDKFALLTGREYRLFDYVGDPEAERIIIMMGSGAEVAHETVDYLNQKGEKVGVLKVRLFRPFDLNAFVNSLPKTATKIAVLDRTKEPGSIGEPLYEDIRTAIGEAMTLGMIKSDSYPIIVGGRFGLGSAEFTPTMVKSIFEDLSLDDPKNHFTVGIDDDVTSTSLEVDNAFSIESDDVYRAMFYGLGSDGTVGANKNTIKIIAEKTNNYTQGYFEYDSKKAGAVTVSHLRFGKHPIRSPYLITNANFLACHNTSFLEKFDMLHNLVDGGIFLLTSHHSKDEIWDCLPNRVKKQIVAKKIKFYAIDAIKIAEEVGLGARINTIMQVAFFKISKVIDDAVAIEAVKDAIKKTYGNKGEDIVNMNVAAVDRSLTEIHEIAVPDTCDCTVEEVEVVPSDAPDFVKGVTAKIIKRQGSLVKVSEMPADGTWPTATTQYEKRNIAVNIPLWNTETCIQCGRCSLVCPHAAIRMKVYDPKQLDKAPDTFKSTTPKAKEFVGMKYTLQVAPEDCTGCGTCVFFCPAKAKEAIKMTEQAPLRDQERDNFAFFMDIPDIDPKKLDIATVRGSQFLKPLFEFSGACAGCGETAYVKLLTQLFGDKALIGNATGCTSIYGGNLPTTPYCTRQDGYGPTWSNSLFEDNAEFAFGMRLTVDKFNEYARELAQKIIDSKEECAGDLKSVLKEILAAPQKTYVEIEDQRVLVKKAKDLLSACKCGVCPELLKIADYLVKKSVWALGGDGWAYDIGYGGLDHVLASGENINVLVLDTEVYSNTGGQSSKATPKGAVAQFAASGKPTAKKDLALMAMSYGYVYVAKIAMGADPNQVVKAFIEAEQYDGPSLIIAYSTCIAHGINMEHGLDEQKKAVACGHFPIMRFNPELSVEGKNPLTIDSKKPTIEFSEYAGGENRFRVLKKTHPEAFEKYLKEEQVDVTRRYAMYKQLSELNCNAEEPTEEKK